Genomic window (Synechococcus sp. LA31):
CTTTGAGGTTGGACGTTCCTGTGACCGTGAGTGAGTTATTGACCGTGGTGGCGCCATTGAGTGTGGTGGCACCTTGAACGTCGAGAGTGCTCTGGAAGTTGGCGGCACCTCTGGTGGTGAGGGTGTTGAGGGTGGCGGCACCACCCACATTCAGGTCGTTGGCTGTTGTGAGGGATCCGTTGTTAACGGAAATTCCAGCTGCACGCTTGAGGGTGCCATCGCCGTTGGCGAAGACCATCTCATTGCCTGTACCGGAAAGGTTGGCAATGGTGACTTCACTCGTGGATTTACCGATGGCAATCTGGTTTGTGCGTGTGGATGCGGCACCATCACCGAAGGCAATGGAGTTGTCGAAGCTGGCATTGGCCTGATAACCGAGGGCGATGGCATCGTTGGCGTTGGCCACAGCCTGGAAACCCATCACGATGGTGCGGTTGCCTGCAGCGCGAGAATTTTCGCCAATGGCAACCGTGGCCGTGCCTGTGGCATTGGAGGCCACACCAATCGCCACGCTGTTGATCCCGGTGGCTTCTGCATAGGCGCCAACAGCAACCGATCCATTGGTGGCATCGGCATCAGCGCCAACAGCAGTGGCCTCCAAACCGATGGCGGTGCTGTTGGCACCTAAAGCCGAGGCGTAATCACCAAGAGCTCTGGAATTGTTCCCGAAGCAGACAGAGTCAATGCCTTGATGGGTGCAATTGAAGGCGTTTTGAATGGCAATTGTGTAGTTGGGGGCCAAAGTTGCCGTGCCAGCAGTCACCCGACCTTGCTGATCGATGACGAGGTATTCAGTGCCGGACGATGGTTTGTTGGCAAGGCCCGGTAAGAAAATATCTGTAGTCCCATTACCACTGGCGCCAAGGGTGATGGAGCTGCTGGCGCTGGACCCTGATTTCTGGCGGGCTACTGCACCAGTTCCAATCGCGGTGGCATTGGCAATGTCTGACCTGGCTCCTGTCCCCAGGGCCATCGAGTTGGAATTAGAGGCTGTAGCGGCACGACCAAGGGCGATTGAATTCAGTGCAGATGCACTGGAGTCTGTGCCAACCGCCGTTGCCCATCCACCACTTGAGTTACTGCCCCAGCCGAGCGCCGTCGATCCTTGTGAGGTAGCTGAAGCGTTGCCTCCGAGTGCGGTTGCCCCTCCAGAATTATTTGACGCTGTTGCACCATTGCCAATCGCAATGTTGTTTGAGCCTTGAGCGTTTGCACTTCTGCCAAGAGAAACTGATGAAGTTCCTGTTGTATTTGCGTTGGCACCAATAGCAGTTGAACCCTCACCATTGGCTACTGCATTCGGCCCGTAACAGGTGGCGTTATCGCCTGATGCTACGCAATTGGCACCTGCTGCGAGAGCATTAGTGTTGATTGCCTGGCCATTGATTTGTAGGCCACCGGTGATATTTAGCGTTGTAAGCGATGTGGTGCCGGTGACCGTCAGTGAGTTATTGACCGTGGTGGCGCCATTGAGTGTGGTGGCACCGGAGACGCCGAGGGTGTCGGTGTTGGTGCCGCCAGTGACAGACAGGCCATTGTTGATGGTGGCGCCGCCGGAGAGTGTGGTGGCCCCTGTGACACCAAGGGTTCCACCGATGGTCTGGTTACCGGTGATGGCGGAATTGCCAGATACGGTTTGATTACCAGTGACAGCGAGTGTGCCAACGACGTTGGTGTTGTTGAGGTTGGTTGTGCCGTTAACGGTCAGATTGTTGGCAACGGTAAGTGACCCGTTGGCAAGTGAAATCCCAACAGCACGCTTAAGGGTGCCATCGTCGTTGGCGAAGACCATCTCGTTGCCTGTGCCGAACAGATTGGCAACGGTTGTTGTGGTTGTTCCCGTGCCGAGCACGATCTGATCATCTCGGGTGGTGGCGGCTGATCTTCCGACGGCTGTGGACCTGTCGAATGCAGCACTGGCTTTAGCACCCAGGGCCGTGGCGTAAGCACCCGAAGCAGTCGCACTCCAACCCAGCGCCGCGGCGCTTCCGCCCGAAGCACGGGTTTCACGACCCACCGCCGTGGCGGTTACTCCAGAAGCAGTCGCATACACACCCAGCGCCGTGGCGGAGTCAGCCGAAGCAGTGGCATTTCTACCCAGCGCCGTAGCTCCAGGGCCCGAAGCTTTAGCTGACCTACCAAATGCCGTGGAGGAGCTGCCCGAAGCATTGGATGAATTACCAAATGCCGAAGCAGAGTTAGCCTCTGCCGAAGCATTCGGCCCGAAACAGGTGGCGTTATCACCGGTAGCCACACAATTCAGAGAATTAAGCGCTGTTGCGGAGATCGATGATCGCGAGAGGGTGCCATCGCCATTGGCGACAACAAGGCCAGTGCCTGTGCCGGCCAGATTGGCGACGGTGGTTGTGGTTGTTGCCGTGCCGAGAACGATCTGATCAGCTCGTGTGGTGGCGGCTTTTGTTCCGATGGCTGTGGAGTTGGCGTAGGCAGCATTGGATTGAACACCCAGGGCCGTGGCGGAAGTGCTCGAAGCATTGGCAAACAAACCCAGCGCCGTGGCGTATTGGCCCGAAGCACTGGCTGCACTACCCACCGCCGTGGCGGCTGTGCCCAAAGCATTGGTTAGTTCACCCAGCGCCGTGGCGCTAGGACCCGAAGCATTAGCTCTGCGACCCAGCGCCGTGCCAGAATTGTTTGATGCAGTGGCTTGAAAACCCAGAGCCGTTGCGCCAGAGCCCGAAGCATTGGCTGCACTACCTAGTGCCGTGGCGGCGTTGCCCGTAGCAGTGGCTTGAACACCAAGAGCCGTGGCGGAGAAGTTCGAAGCCTTGGCTGAACGACCCAACGCCGTGGCCTGATAGCCCGAAGCAGTGGCTGAACTACCCAGCGCCGTGGCCTGATAGCCCGAAGCATTGGCTAAATTACCCAGCGCTGTGGTAGCGAAATTAGAAGCTTTTGCTGATTCACCCAGCGCCGTGGCTGCTATGCCCGAAGCAGTGGCACCAACACCCAACGCCGTTGAATTATTTCCCGAAGCCGTGGCTGTATCACCAAGTGCCGTGGCTGAATAACCCGAAGCACTGGCTTGGATCCCCAGCGCTGTGGAGAACCCGCCAGATGCGTTTGCAGCGTAACCAAGAGCCGATGCGAAATTGCCATCGGATTTGGCATTGGTGCCTAGCGCTATGGCGGCAATACCCGAAGCTCGGGCTAGTTCACCCAGCGCTGTGGCGGAATCGCCCGACGCAGTGGCCAGTTGACCCAGCGCCGTGGAGCCTGTTCTCGACGCAGTCGCTCTATAGCCCAGCGCTGTGGCTTCTTCGCCCGAAGCAGTAGCTAGTTCACCCAGTGCCGTGGCTGAATTACCTCCAGCATTGGCTTCACGGCCAAGAGCTGTAGCGGATGAACCTGAAGCCTTGGATGAATAACCCACTGCCGTAGAGAAGTCTCCGGAACTTTGGGCCGAGGCACCCAGCGCGGTGGCGTAAGTGTCCGAAGCATTGGCTGAGTCACCCAGTGCCGTAGCTGAACTGCCCGAGGCATTGGCAAACTTACCTATCGCCGTAGCGGATATGCCTGAACTATTCGCTTTTGTCCCCAGTGCTGTGGCGTTTGCGCCATTAGCCCATGCGCTTTCACCCAGTGCTGTGGCTCCTATCTGATTAGCAAAAGTGTTATTACCCACTGCGACGGAGCCAGTTCCGCGTGCCTCCGATCGGTAACCCACGGCAACAGTAGACGTGTCTTCAGCCTGGGCGATAAAACCCAACGCCACGGCGTATTGGGCTCTCGCCTCGGCGTTCGCGCCTATCGCAATCGACCAATTGCCGTCAGCAGTGGATTGGTAACCAATTGCATAAGCGTAATCACCCGTAGCTGACGCAGATCCAAATGTGCCATGAGAACTGCTTGGTGGACCTGCCTGTCCTGGAATCTGGGTGATCTGAGCCTGAGCTGGCTTGCTTCGCAGGGCTGCATCCACCAACACGCCAAGGCTGGCCACCTGACCGACCACGGCCCAAGCCATGAAGCCTCCCTGGGCGGCTTTGCTCCAGCGGCGGCTGCGGCCAGCCTTGCGCGTCTTCGAACCCCGGCGATAGCCAGCCACTTTGAGGATCGCAGCGAGCAACCAGGCGTTCAAGGTTGAGTCAATAATTTCGTCTGATTCTGCTGAGCTGTCAGAGGTTTGAGTTGCCTCGACTTGTGAGTCCGATGAGTTTCGTGAGACTGGCTTTGTGTGTTCGATCTTCGGCTTCGCTTTAGGGCATGACAGCCTTTGCAGTTCGGCTTACTGTCCTGTCCTCCATTGAGTTGAGTGATGGCGGAGCAACACCAACGCACGCGTGACGCCATGTTGGTTGTTGCCGAATGCCGTTGGCTTCTGCTCCCGATCCCCAAGGTCGCATCCACGTTGCTCAAGCGTCTTGCGGTGATCGCAGCAGGCCGGGATCCAGCCGAGTTGGCGGTGTTGGGTGAAACCCGTCCGGCCCTGGCGATCCACCGCGCTGATGTGCATGGATTGCCGTCGCTTGCTGCGTTGCCCTCTGCTGAAGCCGAGGCACTGCTGGCCGATCCCCATGGCCTGCGGCTTGCGGTTACCCGGCATCCCGGCGAGCGCCTGTTGTCGTTCTGGCACGACAAGCTGCATCTCGCTGATCCGGCCTATGTGCCCCTCAATCAAGCGATCCAATCCAGGCGCGAACGCGCCGGTGCAGAACCGTGCCGATTCTCAGACTTTCTCATCTATCTCGATCAGCACTGGGAGCAGCTCCGAGGCGATGGCCATCTCTTGCCCCAATCCGAGTGGCTTGCTGATTCCACGCTGTTCAATCAGCATCTCGATCGCTCCGAGCTGGTCGATCGTTTGCCTGGGTTGCTCGGCTCACGGCTGCCCGCCCAGCGCCTCGAGCGCTTGCGTCAGGAGCTGCAGCTCTACGACCGTCAGCACCGCCAGCGGTTGAGCAAACGCTGGGAGAGCAGCTACGGCAAGGATGGTTTCCAGATTCTGGAGCGTCTCTATGCAGCCGATCTTGAGCGCTTTGGTTACACCCTTCCCCGTCGCCCTGGCGACAAGGTGAAACCCCTGGGCGCGGTGGATCTCGATGCACTGGTGGATCCCCTGCAGCAGTTGCGTGATCGCCATCGTCAGATCGCCGGCCTGCAGCAGCAGATCCTGGAGTTGCAGCTGGAGTTGCAGCGTCCATCCCTGCCCTCGCTCAGTCCGGCGCAAGGGCAGTGGCCGCCCCACAACACTCCGGAGGCAGGCCTCGGCCATCTCTACGACGCCCTCGCTCAGCAGCGTTTTCAGGAGGTGTTGGATCAGGCCTCGGGGCTCGAAGGGCATCCCCATGCCGGTGAGGTGGCCTATCTCGAAGGCCTGGCCAAGAAGGCCCTCGGGCAGCACGAGGCCTCCTTGCGCTGTTTTGAAGCCGCGCAGGCCCGCGGTTTTCTCACGCCCTATGTGCTGTTCAACGCCGGCAATGCCTGCCGCGTCCTGGGCAACACAGCCGAAGGTCTGCGGTTATACCGCGATGCCCTGGCGGTGTTTCCCCAGTTCAGTGAATGTCGTCACAACCTGGCGCTTGCCCTGATCGAGGCCGCTGATCTTGAGGCTGCCGAACGGGAGCTGCGCCTGCTACTTCGTGATCAACCTGCTTACTTCCAGGCCGCGTTCTGCCTGGGCAACCTGCTGCGTGATCACCACCGGGAGCGCGAGGCGATCGAGGCCTTCCGCCTCTGCCTTCAGCATGCGCCCGCCTATGCCGATGCCTGGAACAACCTGGGCCTGGCCCAGGCCTCAGCAGGAGATCTGGAGGCGGCGATGGCCAGTTATCGCCATGCCCTCACCATCGACTCGCGCTTCAAGCCATCCCGCCAGAACCTCTCCCAGGCGTTGGTGCAAGCCAAGCGCCACGCCGAGGCCCTTGAGCAGTTTGAGCAGTTCGCCGCCCTGGAGCTGAGCACCTATGAGCAGGTGATCGCCCTGCAGGGACGGATGAACTGTCTGCTCGAGCTGGATCGTTACGACGATGCCCTCGCCCTCGCTGACAGTGAGAGCGACGAGCGGGTGCGGCTGATGAGCCGCCTGCACGTGTTGCCGGTGCTGTTTGCCACCGACGAGCAGGTGGCGTCGGTGCGGCAGCGCTGGGCCGACGACGCTCGCAGCTTGTATGACCTGTTGGAGGGGATCGATCAAGCCGACGCCGCCTGGGAAACCCTCTATGCCCACGCCTGGTCGCTTACCAATTTCTATCTCGCTTATCAGATGGACGACGACCGTCCCTT
Coding sequences:
- a CDS encoding YadA-like family protein — encoded protein: MNAWLLAAILKVAGYRRGSKTRKAGRSRRWSKAAQGGFMAWAVVGQVASLGVLVDAALRSKPAQAQITQIPGQAGPPSSSHGTFGSASATGDYAYAIGYQSTADGNWSIAIGANAEARAQYAVALGFIAQAEDTSTVAVGYRSEARGTGSVAVGNNTFANQIGATALGESAWANGANATALGTKANSSGISATAIGKFANASGSSATALGDSANASDTYATALGASAQSSGDFSTAVGYSSKASGSSATALGREANAGGNSATALGELATASGEEATALGYRATASRTGSTALGQLATASGDSATALGELARASGIAAIALGTNAKSDGNFASALGYAANASGGFSTALGIQASASGYSATALGDTATASGNNSTALGVGATASGIAATALGESAKASNFATTALGNLANASGYQATALGSSATASGYQATALGRSAKASNFSATALGVQATATGNAATALGSAANASGSGATALGFQATASNNSGTALGRRANASGPSATALGELTNALGTAATAVGSAASASGQYATALGLFANASSTSATALGVQSNAAYANSTAIGTKAATTRADQIVLGTATTTTTVANLAGTGTGLVVANGDGTLSRSSISATALNSLNCVATGDNATCFGPNASAEANSASAFGNSSNASGSSSTAFGRSAKASGPGATALGRNATASADSATALGVYATASGVTATAVGRETRASGGSAAALGWSATASGAYATALGAKASAAFDRSTAVGRSAATTRDDQIVLGTGTTTTTVANLFGTGNEMVFANDDGTLKRAVGISLANGSLTVANNLTVNGTTNLNNTNVVGTLAVTGNQTVSGNSAITGNQTIGGTLGVTGATTLSGGATINNGLSVTGGTNTDTLGVSGATTLNGATTVNNSLTVTGTTSLTTLNITGGLQINGQAINTNALAAGANCVASGDNATCYGPNAVANGEGSTAIGANANTTGTSSVSLGRSANAQGSNNIAIGNGATASNNSGGATALGGNASATSQGSTALGWGSNSSGGWATAVGTDSSASALNSIALGRAATASNSNSMALGTGARSDIANATAIGTGAVARQKSGSSASSSITLGASGNGTTDIFLPGLANKPSSGTEYLVIDQQGRVTAGTATLAPNYTIAIQNAFNCTHQGIDSVCFGNNSRALGDYASALGANSTAIGLEATAVGADADATNGSVAVGAYAEATGINSVAIGVASNATGTATVAIGENSRAAGNRTIVMGFQAVANANDAIALGYQANASFDNSIAFGDGAASTRTNQIAIGKSTSEVTIANLSGTGNEMVFANGDGTLKRAAGISVNNGSLTTANDLNVGGAATLNTLTTRGAANFQSTLDVQGATTLNGATTVNNSLTVTGTSNLKDTNVVGTLAVTGNQTVSGNSAITGNQTIGGTLGVTGATTLSGGATINNGLTVTGGTNTDTLGVSGATTLNTLTATGAANFQSTLAVQGATTLNGATTVNNSLTVTGTTNLKDTNVVGTLAVTGNQTIGGTLGVTGTTTLSGGATISNGLTVTGGTNTDTLGVSGATTLNTLTATGAANFQSTLAVQGATTLNGATTVNNSLTVTGTTNLKDTNVVGTLAVTGNQTVSGNSAITGNQTIGGTLGVTGATTLSGGATINNGLTVTGGTNTDTLNVSSTTTLNTLTATGAANFQSTLAVQGATTLNGATTVNNSLTVNGIQTVNGNQTVNGNSAINGNQSIGGTLAVTGATTLGGSVTLSGYSTNQTSGTTQVLTTDSTGNLGFIVFPTNTTTFCNRTGAQSSCYGANAEAIGTGDTAIGDNSRADAVLGATALGTLTNASGNGATALGVISTASGEGSVALGFYANSTAEGGIALGSLSRANGTNAFAYGTGAVANGRNVTAIGVGARAEGFQTNALAMGTASVANGTDVTAIGAGANATGTGATAIGAGARTTRDNQMMLGTSGTQVTVANLAGSGTELVAASADGTLQRSTGISINNGSLTVTNDLTVNGHTTLNGGLTVTGGITTDTLNVSGRAVFNGPTIVNNDFTVNGNSTFNGNQIVSGNQSIGGSQTISGNQSIGGSQTISGNQSIGGSQTISGNQTIGGDQLISGNQSVSGSSAIAGSQTIGANLGVTGKTTLSGPVQLDGLARNGRFKETKYQNNGERRMLTIDGSGNAGTSSVSVNRIENTVTQTVPKLESAAQGLGYAVGTTTAMAAALSAVPEVSLQEDEPVRCGFGTGGFGTQYAVAAGCAVRVADRIHLNGALSYAPSIDYEYGSTPSVAGRLGFSFPLGKINKQKSAPANAQETSQKLESLNASVSKLQSDLQSRDQQIRLLQEQLQKMQAVSSAGQAVRSESTAQLITLLKNQIALLQEDRKRQDQIVQELQRKLVEQDEKIVRQESLFQRMMNQVQRLTPGSSPSGEHSVSKLPTQP
- a CDS encoding sulfotransferase family 2 domain-containing protein, encoding MLVVAECRWLLLPIPKVASTLLKRLAVIAAGRDPAELAVLGETRPALAIHRADVHGLPSLAALPSAEAEALLADPHGLRLAVTRHPGERLLSFWHDKLHLADPAYVPLNQAIQSRRERAGAEPCRFSDFLIYLDQHWEQLRGDGHLLPQSEWLADSTLFNQHLDRSELVDRLPGLLGSRLPAQRLERLRQELQLYDRQHRQRLSKRWESSYGKDGFQILERLYAADLERFGYTLPRRPGDKVKPLGAVDLDALVDPLQQLRDRHRQIAGLQQQILELQLELQRPSLPSLSPAQGQWPPHNTPEAGLGHLYDALAQQRFQEVLDQASGLEGHPHAGEVAYLEGLAKKALGQHEASLRCFEAAQARGFLTPYVLFNAGNACRVLGNTAEGLRLYRDALAVFPQFSECRHNLALALIEAADLEAAERELRLLLRDQPAYFQAAFCLGNLLRDHHREREAIEAFRLCLQHAPAYADAWNNLGLAQASAGDLEAAMASYRHALTIDSRFKPSRQNLSQALVQAKRHAEALEQFEQFAALELSTYEQVIALQGRMNCLLELDRYDDALALADSESDERVRLMSRLHVLPVLFATDEQVASVRQRWADDARSLYDLLEGIDQADAAWETLYAHAWSLTNFYLAYQMDDDRPLQELYAGILDRILRPKLGAFMQPLPQRDPADPRPLRVGVISPHLHNHNGAIWCLGWLEGIAGNPGYEIVSYNLAERVDSGTQRFAALGLQRHLPLRAENPEPMLQQILDDQLDLLIFTDIGMHPASKVTSVLQLAPVQAQGWGHPISSGSRTMHYYLSGAGMEPDGNEAHYSETLYRLPGTGLNYETPAALHDGQLLFDKFDLPRDRPILNSLQSTFKYLPRNDWTFAEIAKRHPEAFIVLVGHMGSGGIAERLFERLRPHFEQRDLVIEEHLRILPRLDYGDFMGLFSISHHTIDTIDWNGGNSSLQSFSLDCPVVTLPTAFMRGRHTVSMLEVLELPELIASNVDDYIAISSRLLDDEAFYKAMRSAIAERKQRLFHDKRVAEAFQVAVETMCRQTPAVGQQPAEVLPLAMAA